The Plantactinospora sp. KBS50 sequence GTCCTGCTGGTCCAGCCGGGCCGGGAGGAGTACGCGCAACGGGTGCTGGCCGGCTGGCCCGGCGACCGGCCGCCGGTGCTGTGCACCGCCGACCCGGCGGCGCCCACGAACACCGCCGACCCGGCGGCGCCGACGAACGCCGCCGACCCGGCGCCCGGGGTCGACCCGGGGGCGCGTCTGCCGGCCGTCCGGGAACCGGCCGGGCTGGCGTACGTCATCTTCACCTCGGGCTCGACCGGGGTGCCCAAGGGCGCCATGGTCACCGACGGCGGCATGGCCAACCACCTGGCCGCCAAGCGGCTCGACATGGACCTCAAGCCGTCCGACGTGGTGGGACTGACCGCGCCGCTCTCCTTCGACATCTCGGTCTGGCAGGCGCTGGCCCCGCTCACCGCCGGCGGCCGGGTCGCGGTGGCCTCCGCGAGCAACCTCTCCGATCCGGCCGAGCTGGCCGCATGGGTGGCCCGGCACGGCGTCACCGTGCTGGAGGTCGTGCCGTCGCACCTGGCGGTCATCCTGGACGCGCTGGCCGGCAGCCCGCGGCTGCGCGCCGACCTGGCCTCGCTGCGGCTGCTGGTGGCCACCGGTGAGGCGCTGCCCACCGCGCTCGTGCGGCGCTGGCACGAGTGCTGCCCCGGCGTGCCGGTGATGAACGCCTACGGCCCGACCGAGTGCTCCGACGACGTCACCCACCACACCGTCACCGCGGCGGACTGCGCGGCCGGGGACTGGGCGCCGATCGGCCGGGAGGTCGTCAACACCCGGCTGTACGTGGTGGACCCGGCCGGAACGCCGGTGCCGGACGGCACCGAGGGCGAGCTGCTGGTCGGCGGCGCCGGGGTGGGCCGCGGCTACCTCGGCGACCCGGTCGGCACCGCGCTGGCCTTCCGCCCCGACCACCTCTCCGGCGAGCCGGGCGGCCGGCTGTACCGCACCGGCGACCGGGTGCGCCGGGCCGCCGACGGCACGCTGGACTACCTGGGCCGGCGGGACCGCCAGGTGAAGATCCGCGGCCACCGGATCGAGCTGGGCGAGGTCGAGGCGCAGTTGCTGCGGGTGCCGGGGGTGGCCGCCGCGGCCTGCGTGGTCGGCGCCGGCCAGCTCTGCGCGTTCGTCACGCTGCGCGGCGGTACGGATCCGGCCGGGCGGCCGAGCACCGGAACCATCCTGGACCGGCTCCGTACGCAGGTACCCGGGCACCTGATGCCGCAGCGGCTGACCGTGCTGGACCGGATGCCGACCACCGGTGCCGGCAAGGCGGACCTGCGGACGCTGGCCGGCTGGACGGCCGTACCCCCGTCCGCCGGCCCGGAAGCCGGCGCCGATGAGTCCGGTGCCGCGCCGGTGGACGAGCTGGCCCAGGCCGGCGCGCTGATCGCCGAGGTGCTCCGGCTCGACCGGGTCGACGCGGAGCAGGACTTCTTCGCCGCCGGCGGCGACTCGTTGCAGGCCATGCGGGTGCTCACGGTGGCCCGCGCGCACTTCGGCATCGAGGGCGTCGCGCTGCGCGGCTTCCTGGACGACCCGACCCCGCGCGGGCTGCTCGCCGCGGTGCGGGCCGCCGGCGCGGCACCGCAACCGGCGCCGGCTGCCGAGCTGGCGGCCGGCGCGCTCTCCTCCGGCCAGGAGCGGCTGTGGTTCATCGAACACCTCAACCGCGGCAAGGATCCACTCCTGATCCACCTGGAACTGACCCTGCGCGGCACGCTGGACCGGGCGGCGCTCCAGCACGCGCTGGACGCCCTGGTGGCCCGGCACGAGCCGCTGCGCACCGTCTTCTCCCAGTCCCGGGGGGTGCCGGTGGCGACGGTGTGGCCGCAGGCGAACCTGCCCATCCAACCGCTGGCCGACGGCGAGACCCCGGCGCCGGCTCTGTCGATCGCCACGAAACAGCCGCCGCTGATGGCGGCGTACCTGGCCCGCACCGGCCCGGACGAGCACGTGCTCACCCTCGTGCTGCACCACCTGGTCGCCGACGGCTGGTCGCTGATGGTGCTCAGCCGGGAGATCGCCGAGTTCTACCAGCGGCACCGGGCCGGCGAACCGGCCGTGCCGCTGCCGGCGACCAGCTTCAGCCGGTACGTCAGCGCGGAACGGCAGTGGCTGACCGGCCCGGAGGCCGCGGAGTGCGAGCGCTACTGGCGTGACCAGTTGGCCGGCGCGCCGCCCGAGATCGAACTTCCGCTGCGGCCACGACCGGCCAGACCGGACTTCCGGACCGGCGCCGAGGTCCGCGAGCTGACCGAGGCGGAGACCCGCGAGCTGTGCACGCTCGCCCAGCGGCACCGGGCGACCCCGTTCATGGCGGTGCTTGCCGCGTTCACGGCGGTGCTCGGCGAGGTCACCGGCTCGGGCGACCTGGTGGTCGGCATCGACTCGGTGAACCGGTCCTGGCCGGGCAGCGAGGACCTGGTCGGCACGTACGTCAACCAGCTTCCGGTCCGGTTGACCACCGACGCCGCGCCCCGGTTCGGCGACCTGCTGGCGCTGACCCGAGGGCAGTGCCTGGGCGCGTACGCGCACGACCGGCTGCCGTTCCACAAGATCGTGGCCGCGGTGAATCCGCCGCGCCGGTCCGGCCGGTTCCCGCTCTACCAGGTCAAGGCGACGCACCAGAGCGCCTGGCGGACCGGGGTGACGCTGCCCGGCCTGACCGTGCTGCCCCGGGAGATCCCCGACCCGGTGATGGACACCGATCTGATGCTGGACATGTCCGGCGAGTCCGACCGGCTGCGGCTGGAGCTGGTCTACCTGCCCGAGCGGCTGCCCGCCGGGACCGCCGCCGGCTGGGCCGACGCGGTGGCAGCGGCCTTGCGCCGCGGCATCGCCGATCCGGACGCGGTGCTGGACCTCGGGCTGCGTCCGGCGGCCTCCGGCGTGGGCGGGCGGTGAGCGGCATGGCCGGATCCGGATCCGCCACCACCGGGCCGAGCACCCCCACCGAGGAACTGGTCGCCCAGGTCTGGCGCGAGCTGCTGGAACTGGAGGACTTCGACCTGACCGAGGACTTCTTCGAGCTGGGCGGCCACTCGATGATCGCGGTCCAGGTCGTGTACGAGCTGGAGCAGCGCACCGGCGTGCCGTTGGAGCTGGCGTCCTTCTTCGACCTGGCCACCGTGCCGGAGGTGGCCGCCGAGCTGGACCGGCTGCGGGCCGAACAGCCGGCCGGCGCGGGATCCGTCCTCATCGAGGAGGGGAGCTGTGAGCGCGGGGAGCCGGCCGGGTTCGCCAGCCCCGCGGTCGCGGGCGAAGGACGGAGCTGTGAGCGGTGGGGCGCGTGACCTGCTGCGCCAGCTGGACGAGCTGGGTGTCGGCCTGACCCTGGTGCAGGACCGGATCCGCTACCGCAGCACCGACGGCCGGCTCACCCCGGAACTGCTCGCCCTGATGAAGGAGCACCGGGACGAGTTGGTGGAGCTGCTGGGCCGGCGGGCCGCGCTGCGTTGGCCGCCGGAGCGGCCCGCGGAGCTGTCGCCGGAGCGGCCGGCCGTGGCGACCGATGCCCGCACCGGCCCGCTGACCCGGGCGCAGCGCACGTTCTGGGCCACCGACTACTTCGTGGACGACGGCACCTACAACCTGGCCGGGGCGCTGCTGCTGCGCGGCCCGCTCGACGAGGCGGCGTTCACCGCCGCGCTGGAGCGGCTGTACCGGCGGCACCCGGTGCTGCGTACCGTCTTCCCGGCCGAGCACGGCGAGCCGGTGCAGCGGGTGCTGCCCGCCGCCGGTCCCGGCGCGGTCGCCGCCGTGGAGCGGGTGGACCGCACCGGCCGGACACTGGCCGACTGCCTGGCCGAGTGCGCCGCGCTGGCCGACGAGAAACTGCCGCTGGACGCCGCGCCGCCGGTGCGGATGCGGCTGGTCCGGCTGGCAGCCCAGGAGCACCTGTTCTTCGTGGTGCTGCACCACATCGTCGCCGACGCGGTGTCGGTGGGGCTGCTGCTGAGCGACCTGGCCGAGCAGTACAACGGGCACGCGGCCGGTGCCGGTGGTGACCCGGAGCCGCCGGCCGCCGGACCGGACATGGTGGACGTGGCCCGCTGGGAGGCCGACCGGCTCGCGTACGCCGATCTGGCCCCCGGCCGGCGCTACTGGCGGGACCGGCTCAGCGGCGCGGCGCTGGGCGCCCTGCCGCTGCCGCCGCCGGTGGGGCCGGTGCCGGACCGGCGCGGCGGCGCGTACCGGGCGGTTCTCGCGCCGGCGGCCATGCCGGCGGTCCGGCAGCTGGTGTCGCAGCGGCGGGCCAGCGTCTTCCTGGTCGTGGCGGCGGCGGTGTCGGCGGCGCTGGCCCGGCACACCGGCCGGGAGGACCTGGTGGTCGGCATGCCGGCCAGCCGGCGGGACCGGCCCGGGTTGGAGCGGCTGGTCGGCCCGCTGCTGGACATGGTGCCGGTCCGGATCGACCTCGCCGGCGGCCCGGACTTCGCCGGGCTGCTTCGCCGGACCCGGGCCGCGGTGCTCGGCGCGCTCAGCCACGTCGAGGCGCTGGCCGACGTCCCGGCGCCGGGCTCCGGCAGCGCGGCCCGCGGTGACGCGGCCGGTCGCGGCCGGTTCAACGTCACCCTCACCGACCTGGGTACGGGGTTGCCGGAACCGCGGTTCGCCGGGCTGACCGCCAGCTACCTGGAGGTGCCCCGGGTCGGCACCAAGTACGACCTGAACGTGCTGGTCCTCGACGGCGGCGACGCGATCCGGCTGGAGGTCGAGTTCGACCGGGCGGCGATCACCGAGACCCAGGTGACGGCCCTGGTCACGATGGCCGGGGAGATCCTGGCCGAGGGCGTGGCGGACCCGGCCCGGCCGGTGGCCGCACTGGCCGCGACCCCGTTCGGCGAGCCCGGCGCGGGCGCGGTCGGCGCCACCCCGGCCTTGGTGCCGGCCGCGGACGACTCGCTGCCCGCCCGGCTGGCCCGGCGGGCGGCCGAACGGGGCGAGGCCGTGGCGGTCAGCGACGGCGAGGCGAGCCTGTCGTACCGGGCGCTGGTCGAGCGGGTCGAGTCGGTGGGCCGCGGGCTGCGCCGGCGCGGCGCCGGCATGGGCGAGGTGGTCGCCATCTCGCTGCCGCGCGGCGCCGACCTGGTGGTGGCGATCCTCGGCGTGGTGGCCTCCGGCGCCGCCTGCCTGGTCCTGGACGACTCCTGGCCGGCGGGCCGGCGCGAGCGGGTGCTGGCCGATGCGGGGGCCGGCCAGCTGATCACCACGGCGGACGATCCGGCGGACGGACCCGGCGGACCCGGTGGACCCGGTGGACCCGGTGGACCTGGCGGACCCGCCCGGTCCACCGTGGCCGAGCTGGCCCGGCTCGGCGCGGACGCCCCGCCCTGCCCACCGGTCCCGGCCGGCGCCACCGCGTACGTGATCTACACCTCCGGCTCCACCGGCCGGCCCAAGGGCGTGCACGTCACGCACCGCAACATGCTGAGCCTGCTGGCCGCCACCGGCGACGGCTTCGGCCTGGGCGGCGGCGACGCCTGGACGCTGTTCCACTCCTGCTCCTTCGACGTGGCCATGTACGAGCTGTTCGGCTGCCTGCTGCACGGCGGCCGGCTCGTGGTGGTGCCGAAGTGGATGACCCGGGAACCGGAGGCGTTCACCGCGCTGCTGGGCCGGGAGCGGATCACCGTGCTGAGCCTGACCCCGTCGGCGCTGTCGGTGCTGCTGCCCGAGGCGGCCCGGGCGCCGCAGGCGCTGGCCACCGTCCGGTACGTGCTGCTGGCCGGGGAGAAGCTGGAACGGCGGCTGGCCGACCAGTGGCACCGCGAGGTGGGCGAGCACGCCGAACTGGTCAACCTGTACGGCATCACCGAGACCACCGTGCACGCCTCCTGGCACCGGCTGCGGGCCGGCGAGCCGACCAGCACCGAGTCGGACGTGGGCGTCCCGCTGCCGGGCACCTCGCTGTACCTGCTGCACGAGCACGGCACCGCGGTCGCCGACGGGTGCGTGGGGGAGATCCACGTCGGCGGGCCGCAGGTGAGCCTCGGGTACGTGGGCCGGCCGCGGGAGATGGCCACCCGGTTCGTGCCGGATCCGTTCAGCACCGTGCCCGGCGCCCGGATGTACCGCTCCGGCGACCTGGGCCGGCGTACCGGTCACCGGCTGGCGTACCTGCACCGCCGCGACTCCCAGGTGCAGGTCAACGGCTTCCGGGTCGAGCTGCCGGAGATCGAGTCGGTGCTCGCGGCGCAGCCCGGGGTGGCCGCCGCGGCCGCGGCGGTGGCCACCGACGACATCGGACACCGGGTGGTGGCCGTGCTGGTGGCCGAGCCGGGCGTGCCGCTCTCCACCGCCGCGGTGCTGCGCGGTGCCGGCGCCGAGCTGGCGAACTACATGCTGCCCCGGTCGATCGCGGTGGTCGACGCGCTGCCGCTGACCGTCAACGGCAAGCTGGACCGGGCCGCGGTGCTGGCCGCGACCGGCACGCCGGCCGGCGCTGCCACGCCGGTCGCCGGCACGCCGGTCGCTGCCACGCCGGTCGCTGCCACTCCGGTCGCCGCCACGCCGGCCGCCGGCGCGGATCCGGCCGCGGCCGGCGGGATCACGGACCCGGCCGGGCGGCCGGACCGGGCCGCGCCGCTCGCCGATCCGGCCCGCGGAGCGGCCGGGACGCCGGCCGGGACGCCGGCAGAGGCGGTGCTGGTGGAGCTGTTCCGGCGGGTGCTGGACAGCCCCGGCCTGCCGGAGCAGGCGAACTTCTTCGACGCCGGCGGCGACTCGATGCGGGCCATCCGGCTGGTCGCGCTGGCCCGCGACGAGGGGCTGCTGGTCAGCGCCCGCGACGTGTACGCCGCGCCGCGGGCCGCCGACCTCGCGGCGCTGGCCCGGCCGGTGCCGGAGCAGGCCGCGCCGGACGGCACGGCACCGGACGGTGCGGCGACGGGTACGGCGCCGTTCGCCCTGCTTCCCGGCGCCGGGCCGGACGCGTTCCCGGCCGACGTGGTCGACGCGTACCCGATGACCGCCATGCAGACCGGCATGCTGTACCACCAGGAGATCGCCCCGGACGCCCGGGTCTACCACATCGTGCTCAGCTACCGGGTGCGCGGCCGGCTGGACCCGGTGGCGTTCCGGGCCGCGGCGCAGGCGGTGGTCGACGCGCATCCGGTGCTGCGTACCAGCCTCGACCTGGCCGGCCCGTGGGGGCCGGTGCAGCGGGTGCACGCCCACCTGGAGGTGCCGCTGCGCGTCGAGGACCTGCGCGAACTCGATCCGGACGGGCAGGCCGAGCGGATCGGGCAGGCCGTCCGGGCCGAGACGCGGCGCGACTTCGACCTCGGCCGGCCCGGGCTGTTCACGCTGGTGGCGCTGGTCACCTCGGACGAGGACTACCAGCTGGTGTTCAGCCACAACCACGTGATCCTCGACGGTTGGTCGGTGAACGTCTTCTTCGAGGACCTGAGCACCCGGTACGCCGAGCGGCTGGCCGGCGGCCCGGTCCGGCCGTTGCCGGCGCCGCGGACCGGGTTCGCCGACTACGTGGCGCTGGAGCTGCGCGCCTCGGCCGACCCGGAGCACCTGGCGTTCTGGCGTACCCAGACCTCCACGGCGGCGCCGCTGGTGGCCCCGGACCGGACCGGCGCGCCGGTCCAGCGGCAGGTGCACCGGGAACTGCCCGGCCGGCTGGACGAGCTGCGCGAGTTGGCGGTCCGGACCGGCGTACCGGTCAAGGCGCTGCTGTGCGCCGTGCACCTGCGGGTGCTGTCCTGGCTCACCGGCGAGCCGGACGTGGTCACCAGCATGGTGACCAACTGCCGCCCGGAGGGGCCGGACGCCGACCGGGTGCTCGGGCTGTTCCTGAACCAGCTTCCGCTGCGGGCCGAGCTGACCGGGCACACCTGGGCCGGACTGGCCCGGCTGCTGCACGAGCGCGAGCAGCGGGTGCTGGCCCACCGCTGGTATCCGGGGGCGCTGGTGCAGCGCGACTTCGGATCGCGGCCGATGTTCGATTCGAGCTTCAACTTCACCGACTACCACACCACCCGGCGGCTGGTCCGGGACGGCAGCGTCCGGTTCGCCAGCGCCGACGAGTTGGAGCAGACGCACTACGCGCTCAGCTCGAACTACACCGTCGACGTGCGGACCCGCCAGCTGCGGCTGCTGCTGGAGTACGACGAGGCGGCGCTGAGTCAGCCGCTGGCGCACCTGGTGGCCCGGGCGCACGAGATGGCGCTGGGCTGCCTGTTGGCGGACGCCGAGGCGGACTGCCTGGCGGGCCGGCTGCCCAGCGTGCTGGACCTGGCCCGGCTGGTCCAGGCCGGACCCTCCGCCGCGACCCCGCCACCGGCCGCGCAACCGACCCCGCCACCGGCCGCGCAACCGACCTCGCAACCGACCTCGCAACCGGCCGTACAGCCCGCGCCGCGGCTCTCGTGCGCGGACTCGCCGACCCAACCCTCGACTCCGGAGGATCCGGCCGGCCGGGCGGTGGCGGAGAAGTTCGTCCGGCAGGCCTGGGCCGAGGCGCTGGGCACCGACGACTTCGGCGCCGACGCGAGCTTCTTCGAGGTGGGCGGCGACTCGCTGGCCGCGATGCGGATGGTGGCCCGGCTGCGGGCGCACTACCCCGACCTGACCATGGGCACCTTCCTGGCCGGGCCGACCGTGGCCGCGCTGGCCCGGGCGCTCGCCGGGCCGGCCACGGCGGATCCGTCGGCCACGGCGGGTCCGTCTGCCACAGGGGATCCGTCCACTGCCGCACATCCGTCGGCCACGGCGGGCCGGCCGGCCGACCCGCCCGGCGGGGCGCGGCACTACCCGCTCTCGCCGGCCCAGCGGCAGATGTGGTCCATCGCCAGCCGGCTGCCGGGCGTACCGCTGTTCGGCATCCCCGGCGCGTTGCAGGCGGACGGGCCGCTGGACCTCGGCCTGCTGGAGCGCAGCCTGCGACTGCTGGTCGCCCGGCACGACGCGCTGCGTACCCGGATGCTGGCCACCGACGCCGGCCCGGTACAGGTGGTCGAGCCCGGCGCCGAACTCCCGCTGGGATTCGTGGACCTGACCGGCAGCGCCGACCCGCTGGCCGAGTGCGAACGGCTGATGGCCGCGGCCGTGCGCGAGCCGATCGCGCTGGACCGGGCGCCGATGCTGCGGGCCACCGCGTACCGCGTCGCCGAGCGGCGGCACCTGCTCTACCTCAACATTCATCACCTGGTCTGCGACGGCTGGTCGCTGTCGCTGCTGCTGGCCGACGTGGAACGGATCTACCGGGCGTTGGCGGCCGGCGTGGCGGTCCCGGCCGGCACCCCGGCACCGGGCGCGGGGGAGCTGGTCGCGGCCGGGCTGGCCTGGCGGGACTCCGCGGAGGCGCGGCGCCAGCGGGCGTACTGGCTGGACCGGCTGGCGCCGCCCTGGCCCGCGCTGTCCAGCGGCGCCGGCAGCCGGATCCCCGCCGCGAAGCCGGCCTCGCTGATCGAGCGGCTGCGGGCGCGGACCTGCCAGCACACCCTCGACGCCGCGAGCACCGCGGCGGTCCGGGCGGCCGCCCGGCGGCACGGGCTGACCGACTTCATGGCCGTGGCCACCGCCTACGCGCAGGCGCTGCGGGACTGGAGCGGCCAGCCCGACATCCGGATCGGCATCGTGCAGGCCAACCGGGCGCGGCCCGGCACCGAGGACGTGGTGGGGCTGGTCGCCAACAGCGCCGTGCTGCGGATCGACGCCGACGCCGCCGAACCGGTCGAGCTGGCGGCCCGGACCCGGGCCGCCTGCGAGGGCGCG is a genomic window containing:
- a CDS encoding non-ribosomal peptide synthetase yields the protein MTPNALVSFRDALAATPGAVAVADDRVSRTYAELAAEAGGYAAALTAAGVGPGDVVAVVAQRSPQLVAMLLGVLGSGAAYLPVEPGTPPERARRMCASAAVPVLLVQPGREEYAQRVLAGWPGDRPPVLCTADPAAPTNTADPAAPTNAADPAPGVDPGARLPAVREPAGLAYVIFTSGSTGVPKGAMVTDGGMANHLAAKRLDMDLKPSDVVGLTAPLSFDISVWQALAPLTAGGRVAVASASNLSDPAELAAWVARHGVTVLEVVPSHLAVILDALAGSPRLRADLASLRLLVATGEALPTALVRRWHECCPGVPVMNAYGPTECSDDVTHHTVTAADCAAGDWAPIGREVVNTRLYVVDPAGTPVPDGTEGELLVGGAGVGRGYLGDPVGTALAFRPDHLSGEPGGRLYRTGDRVRRAADGTLDYLGRRDRQVKIRGHRIELGEVEAQLLRVPGVAAAACVVGAGQLCAFVTLRGGTDPAGRPSTGTILDRLRTQVPGHLMPQRLTVLDRMPTTGAGKADLRTLAGWTAVPPSAGPEAGADESGAAPVDELAQAGALIAEVLRLDRVDAEQDFFAAGGDSLQAMRVLTVARAHFGIEGVALRGFLDDPTPRGLLAAVRAAGAAPQPAPAAELAAGALSSGQERLWFIEHLNRGKDPLLIHLELTLRGTLDRAALQHALDALVARHEPLRTVFSQSRGVPVATVWPQANLPIQPLADGETPAPALSIATKQPPLMAAYLARTGPDEHVLTLVLHHLVADGWSLMVLSREIAEFYQRHRAGEPAVPLPATSFSRYVSAERQWLTGPEAAECERYWRDQLAGAPPEIELPLRPRPARPDFRTGAEVRELTEAETRELCTLAQRHRATPFMAVLAAFTAVLGEVTGSGDLVVGIDSVNRSWPGSEDLVGTYVNQLPVRLTTDAAPRFGDLLALTRGQCLGAYAHDRLPFHKIVAAVNPPRRSGRFPLYQVKATHQSAWRTGVTLPGLTVLPREIPDPVMDTDLMLDMSGESDRLRLELVYLPERLPAGTAAGWADAVAAALRRGIADPDAVLDLGLRPAASGVGGR
- a CDS encoding non-ribosomal peptide synthetase, yielding MSGGARDLLRQLDELGVGLTLVQDRIRYRSTDGRLTPELLALMKEHRDELVELLGRRAALRWPPERPAELSPERPAVATDARTGPLTRAQRTFWATDYFVDDGTYNLAGALLLRGPLDEAAFTAALERLYRRHPVLRTVFPAEHGEPVQRVLPAAGPGAVAAVERVDRTGRTLADCLAECAALADEKLPLDAAPPVRMRLVRLAAQEHLFFVVLHHIVADAVSVGLLLSDLAEQYNGHAAGAGGDPEPPAAGPDMVDVARWEADRLAYADLAPGRRYWRDRLSGAALGALPLPPPVGPVPDRRGGAYRAVLAPAAMPAVRQLVSQRRASVFLVVAAAVSAALARHTGREDLVVGMPASRRDRPGLERLVGPLLDMVPVRIDLAGGPDFAGLLRRTRAAVLGALSHVEALADVPAPGSGSAARGDAAGRGRFNVTLTDLGTGLPEPRFAGLTASYLEVPRVGTKYDLNVLVLDGGDAIRLEVEFDRAAITETQVTALVTMAGEILAEGVADPARPVAALAATPFGEPGAGAVGATPALVPAADDSLPARLARRAAERGEAVAVSDGEASLSYRALVERVESVGRGLRRRGAGMGEVVAISLPRGADLVVAILGVVASGAACLVLDDSWPAGRRERVLADAGAGQLITTADDPADGPGGPGGPGGPGGPGGPARSTVAELARLGADAPPCPPVPAGATAYVIYTSGSTGRPKGVHVTHRNMLSLLAATGDGFGLGGGDAWTLFHSCSFDVAMYELFGCLLHGGRLVVVPKWMTREPEAFTALLGRERITVLSLTPSALSVLLPEAARAPQALATVRYVLLAGEKLERRLADQWHREVGEHAELVNLYGITETTVHASWHRLRAGEPTSTESDVGVPLPGTSLYLLHEHGTAVADGCVGEIHVGGPQVSLGYVGRPREMATRFVPDPFSTVPGARMYRSGDLGRRTGHRLAYLHRRDSQVQVNGFRVELPEIESVLAAQPGVAAAAAAVATDDIGHRVVAVLVAEPGVPLSTAAVLRGAGAELANYMLPRSIAVVDALPLTVNGKLDRAAVLAATGTPAGAATPVAGTPVAATPVAATPVAATPAAGADPAAAGGITDPAGRPDRAAPLADPARGAAGTPAGTPAEAVLVELFRRVLDSPGLPEQANFFDAGGDSMRAIRLVALARDEGLLVSARDVYAAPRAADLAALARPVPEQAAPDGTAPDGAATGTAPFALLPGAGPDAFPADVVDAYPMTAMQTGMLYHQEIAPDARVYHIVLSYRVRGRLDPVAFRAAAQAVVDAHPVLRTSLDLAGPWGPVQRVHAHLEVPLRVEDLRELDPDGQAERIGQAVRAETRRDFDLGRPGLFTLVALVTSDEDYQLVFSHNHVILDGWSVNVFFEDLSTRYAERLAGGPVRPLPAPRTGFADYVALELRASADPEHLAFWRTQTSTAAPLVAPDRTGAPVQRQVHRELPGRLDELRELAVRTGVPVKALLCAVHLRVLSWLTGEPDVVTSMVTNCRPEGPDADRVLGLFLNQLPLRAELTGHTWAGLARLLHEREQRVLAHRWYPGALVQRDFGSRPMFDSSFNFTDYHTTRRLVRDGSVRFASADELEQTHYALSSNYTVDVRTRQLRLLLEYDEAALSQPLAHLVARAHEMALGCLLADAEADCLAGRLPSVLDLARLVQAGPSAATPPPAAQPTPPPAAQPTSQPTSQPAVQPAPRLSCADSPTQPSTPEDPAGRAVAEKFVRQAWAEALGTDDFGADASFFEVGGDSLAAMRMVARLRAHYPDLTMGTFLAGPTVAALARALAGPATADPSATAGPSATGDPSTAAHPSATAGRPADPPGGARHYPLSPAQRQMWSIASRLPGVPLFGIPGALQADGPLDLGLLERSLRLLVARHDALRTRMLATDAGPVQVVEPGAELPLGFVDLTGSADPLAECERLMAAAVREPIALDRAPMLRATAYRVAERRHLLYLNIHHLVCDGWSLSLLLADVERIYRALAAGVAVPAGTPAPGAGELVAAGLAWRDSAEARRQRAYWLDRLAPPWPALSSGAGSRIPAAKPASLIERLRARTCQHTLDAASTAAVRAAARRHGLTDFMAVATAYAQALRDWSGQPDIRIGIVQANRARPGTEDVVGLVANSAVLRIDADAAEPVELAARTRAACEGAYAHQELAFEDVLAALAERHPQERPGGALFEVMLVMQEEIRVAGPADGLRFAPYAPASDVLTPAVVVTTCEFLLNVAPRDGELVLTMQYRPAVTDGATAAALLADVAARLAAVPDWAGGTGVRPGAD
- a CDS encoding phosphopantetheine-binding protein; translated protein: MAGSGSATTGPSTPTEELVAQVWRELLELEDFDLTEDFFELGGHSMIAVQVVYELEQRTGVPLELASFFDLATVPEVAAELDRLRAEQPAGAGSVLIEEGSCERGEPAGFASPAVAGEGRSCERWGA